A single genomic interval of Psychroserpens sp. NJDZ02 harbors:
- the ilvN gene encoding acetolactate synthase small subunit produces MSAEKQLYTVSVYTENNIGLLNRISAIFQRRHINIESLNTSPSEIESVSRFTIVINMTEDNIKKIIGQIEKQVEVIKAYYHTEDEIIYQESCIFKMRSALLFDERQIQNIIKESNARIVTVNREFFVIEKSGRKEEIELLHRELSAFGIMQFTRSGRIAVSKEEMKISTMLEAFQA; encoded by the coding sequence ATGAGCGCAGAAAAACAATTATATACAGTATCTGTTTATACTGAAAACAATATAGGGTTGTTGAATAGAATTTCAGCAATATTCCAAAGAAGACATATTAATATAGAGAGCTTAAATACGTCGCCGTCAGAAATTGAAAGTGTGTCTAGATTTACGATTGTAATAAATATGACTGAAGATAATATTAAAAAAATTATAGGTCAGATAGAAAAGCAAGTCGAGGTTATTAAGGCTTATTATCACACAGAAGACGAGATTATTTATCAAGAGTCTTGCATCTTTAAAATGAGATCAGCTTTGTTATTTGATGAGCGTCAAATTCAGAATATTATTAAAGAAAGTAACGCAAGAATTGTGACAGTAAATCGTGAGTTTTTTGTGATTGAAAAATCAGGACGTAAGGAAGAAATCGAATTATTACATAGAGAGTTAAGTGCTTTTGGGATTATGCAATTTACACGTTCAGGACGTATTGCAGTATCTAAAGAAGAAATGAAAATATCAACAATGCTAGAAGCTTTTCAAGCATAA
- the ilvC gene encoding ketol-acid reductoisomerase, with protein MSNYFNTLSLRNQLDQLGKCRFMDASEFEDGVNALKGKKIVIVGCGAQGLNQGLNMRDSGLDISYTLRQVAIDEQRESFKNANSNGFTVGTYDELIPTADLVLNLTPDKQHTNVVKAVMPLMKKGATLSYSHGFNIVEEGTKVRADITVIMVAPKCPGTEVREEYKRGFGVPTLIAVHPENDPENKGWAQAKAYAAATGGHRAGVLESSFVAEVKSDLMGEQTILCGLLQTGAILSFDKMVAEGIEPGYAGKLIQFGWETITEALKHGGITNMMDRLSNPAKIKAYQLSEELKDIMRPLFEKHMDDIISGHFSETMMEDWANDDVNLLKWRAATGETAFEKTALTPDHISEQEYFDHGTLLVAFVKSGVELAYETMVSAGIIEDSAYYESLHELPLIANTIARKKLFEMNRVISDTAEYGCYLFDHACKPLLTDFMKTVETDIIGKSFSATTGVDNIELIAVNDAIRNHPIEAVGKRLRAAMTAMKIIKSDVKTEASVLA; from the coding sequence ATGTCAAATTACTTTAACACATTATCATTAAGAAATCAATTAGATCAATTAGGTAAATGTAGATTCATGGATGCTTCAGAGTTTGAAGATGGTGTAAATGCATTAAAAGGAAAAAAAATTGTAATTGTTGGTTGTGGTGCACAAGGTTTAAACCAAGGTTTAAACATGAGAGATTCTGGTTTAGATATTTCGTATACATTAAGACAGGTTGCGATTGATGAGCAGCGTGAGTCTTTTAAAAACGCTAATTCTAACGGATTTACTGTTGGGACTTATGACGAGTTGATTCCTACTGCAGATTTAGTATTGAATTTAACACCAGATAAGCAACACACAAACGTGGTAAAAGCGGTAATGCCTTTAATGAAAAAAGGCGCAACATTAAGCTATTCTCATGGATTTAATATTGTTGAAGAAGGCACAAAAGTAAGAGCGGATATCACCGTAATTATGGTTGCTCCAAAGTGTCCAGGGACAGAAGTTAGAGAAGAGTATAAACGTGGTTTTGGTGTGCCAACATTAATTGCTGTGCATCCAGAAAACGACCCAGAAAATAAAGGTTGGGCGCAAGCAAAAGCCTATGCTGCTGCAACTGGTGGTCATCGTGCAGGAGTGTTGGAATCGTCTTTTGTTGCTGAGGTGAAAAGTGATTTAATGGGAGAGCAAACTATTTTATGTGGTTTACTTCAAACAGGAGCAATTTTGTCATTCGATAAAATGGTTGCAGAAGGTATTGAGCCTGGTTATGCTGGAAAATTAATTCAGTTTGGTTGGGAAACTATTACGGAAGCCTTAAAACATGGTGGAATTACAAATATGATGGATCGTTTATCTAATCCAGCAAAAATTAAAGCGTATCAATTATCTGAAGAATTAAAAGATATCATGCGTCCGTTATTCGAAAAACACATGGACGATATTATCTCTGGTCATTTTTCAGAAACAATGATGGAAGATTGGGCAAATGATGACGTAAATCTTTTAAAATGGAGAGCTGCAACTGGCGAAACTGCTTTTGAGAAAACAGCATTAACTCCGGATCATATTTCTGAGCAAGAGTATTTTGATCACGGGACATTATTAGTCGCATTTGTAAAGTCTGGTGTAGAACTGGCTTACGAAACTATGGTAAGTGCGGGAATTATTGAAGACTCTGCTTATTACGAGTCGCTTCACGAGTTACCATTAATAGCGAATACAATTGCTAGAAAAAAATTATTTGAAATGAACAGAGTCATTTCTGATACAGCAGAATATGGGTGTTATTTATTTGACCATGCTTGTAAACCGTTATTAACAGATTTTATGAAAACGGTTGAAACAGATATAATTGGTAAATCATTTTCTGCAACAACAGGGGTTGATAATATCGAATTAATAGCAGTAAACGATGCGATTAGAAATCATCCAATCGAAGCAGTCGGAAAACGATTAAGAGCTGCAATGACAGCAATGAAAATTATAAAATCTGATGTTAAGACGGAAGCATCAGTTTTAGCATAA
- the ilvA gene encoding threonine ammonia-lyase IlvA, protein MEETKTTYRPTLEAVEAAAEKLRGVATVTPLISNMRYSKQFEANIMFKREDLQQVRSYKIRGAYNKMSSLTEAEAEKGIVCASAGNHAQGVALSCKLLKIKGTIFMPSPTPNQKVEQVKMFGEDYIEVVLVGDTFDDAYHAAMEDCERLNKAFIHPFNDKKVIEGQATVGLEIIDQTEFHPIDYVFVPIGGGGLSSGLSSVFKLLSPHTKIIGVEPKGAPSMLTSIRNNTNTELDEIDSFVDGAAVKRVGDLNFAICKETLHRVVTVDEGKICQTILDLYNKEAIVAEPAGVLSLSALEYFKEEIKGKNVVCVISGSNNDITRTAEIKERALLYADLKHYFIVKFPQRSGALRDFVVDILGDTDDITHFEYTKKANRENDVAVVGIELKSPNDLEPLITKMKRHNFYGDYLNDKPDLFQFLV, encoded by the coding sequence ATGGAAGAAACCAAAACAACATACAGGCCCACTTTAGAAGCTGTTGAGGCTGCTGCCGAAAAATTAAGAGGCGTTGCTACCGTAACGCCTTTAATTTCAAACATGCGATATTCAAAGCAATTTGAAGCAAATATCATGTTTAAACGCGAAGACTTACAGCAAGTACGTTCCTATAAAATTAGAGGCGCTTATAATAAAATGTCGTCTTTAACTGAAGCAGAAGCTGAAAAAGGAATTGTATGTGCAAGTGCAGGAAACCATGCGCAAGGTGTGGCGTTATCTTGTAAATTGTTAAAAATAAAAGGGACTATTTTTATGCCGTCTCCAACACCAAATCAAAAGGTGGAACAGGTTAAAATGTTCGGAGAAGATTATATAGAGGTAGTATTAGTGGGCGATACGTTTGATGATGCGTATCATGCTGCAATGGAGGATTGCGAACGTTTAAACAAAGCGTTTATTCATCCGTTTAATGATAAAAAAGTGATTGAAGGTCAAGCAACGGTTGGTCTAGAGATTATAGATCAAACGGAGTTTCATCCAATAGATTACGTTTTTGTGCCTATTGGAGGTGGTGGTTTATCTTCAGGCTTATCGTCTGTTTTTAAGTTATTATCACCACACACAAAAATTATAGGTGTGGAGCCAAAAGGGGCACCTTCCATGTTAACGTCAATAAGAAATAATACAAACACCGAGTTAGATGAGATCGATAGTTTTGTCGATGGTGCAGCGGTCAAGCGTGTTGGTGATTTAAATTTTGCTATTTGTAAAGAGACATTACATCGTGTGGTTACTGTAGATGAAGGTAAGATTTGCCAAACCATTTTAGATTTATACAATAAAGAAGCGATTGTAGCAGAGCCTGCAGGGGTTTTAAGTTTATCTGCTTTAGAATATTTTAAAGAAGAAATTAAAGGTAAAAATGTAGTTTGTGTTATTAGCGGAAGTAATAACGATATTACACGGACTGCCGAAATCAAAGAGCGCGCGCTATTGTATGCTGATTTAAAGCACTATTTTATTGTTAAGTTTCCGCAACGTTCAGGAGCATTAAGAGATTTTGTTGTTGATATTTTGGGTGATACAGATGATATTACTCATTTTGAATACACTAAAAAAGCTAATCGTGAAAATGATGTTGCTGTAGTTGGAATTGAGTTAAAATCTCCAAACGACCTAGAGCCCTTGATTACAAAAATGAAACGGCACAATTTTTATGGAGATTATCTAAATGATAAGCCGGATTTATTTCAGTTTTTAGTCTAA
- a CDS encoding NADP-dependent glyceraldehyde-3-phosphate dehydrogenase, producing MKTPFLNIPEAFQITNQTNQDTYLVGGELIPWSGETSQVFSSISSTADYKPTLLGSIPTLGEKEALEALDAACVAYNKGQGLWPTMKVVDRIACMEKFVLQMKTKRDEVVKLLMWEIGKSLPDSEKEFDRTVEYIYDTIEDYKQMDRDSAKFEKNAGVNAHIRRGPLGVVLCLGPYNYPLNETFALLIPALIMGNTTIFKPAKHGVLLISPLLEAFQTSFPKGVVNIIYGRGRTVASPIMESGKVDVLALIGNSTSANALQNQHPKSNRLRLVLGLEAKNPAIVLKDADLDLAIDECIAGSTSFNGQRCTALKVLYVHQDIVEEFNKRFSAKVDALKFGNPWEDGAKLTPLPEPGKPAYIQELIDDATSKGAKIINAKGGETTENYIFPAVLYPVSKDMRVFQEEQFGPVIPVVPFTDIEQPLDDMAASNYGQQVSLFGQDVKTLAPLIDTLVNLVCRVNLNSSCQRGPDVYPFTGRKDSAVATLSVHDALRSFSIRTFVASKDNEYNNAILKELLDSRASNFVSTDYIL from the coding sequence ATGAAAACACCTTTTTTAAATATTCCAGAAGCCTTTCAAATTACAAATCAAACTAATCAAGACACGTATTTGGTTGGAGGAGAATTAATACCTTGGAGTGGAGAAACGTCACAGGTATTTTCATCAATTTCTTCTACCGCAGATTATAAGCCTACTTTACTAGGAAGTATTCCAACTTTAGGAGAAAAAGAAGCTTTAGAGGCTTTGGACGCTGCGTGTGTTGCTTATAATAAAGGTCAAGGTTTATGGCCAACCATGAAAGTAGTGGATCGTATTGCATGTATGGAGAAATTTGTGTTGCAAATGAAAACCAAACGTGACGAAGTCGTGAAGTTACTAATGTGGGAAATTGGTAAAAGTTTACCGGATTCGGAAAAAGAATTTGATAGAACGGTTGAATACATTTATGATACTATTGAAGATTATAAACAAATGGACCGCGATAGTGCTAAATTTGAAAAAAATGCAGGTGTAAATGCTCATATTCGTCGTGGACCTTTAGGCGTGGTATTGTGTTTAGGGCCTTATAATTATCCTTTAAATGAAACGTTTGCACTATTGATTCCGGCTTTAATTATGGGTAATACAACCATTTTTAAACCAGCAAAACATGGTGTTTTATTAATTTCACCTTTACTAGAAGCGTTTCAAACTAGTTTTCCAAAAGGAGTTGTTAATATTATTTATGGAAGAGGACGTACTGTGGCTTCTCCAATTATGGAATCTGGAAAAGTTGATGTATTGGCTTTGATAGGAAATAGTACTTCTGCAAATGCATTACAAAATCAGCACCCAAAAAGTAATAGACTACGTTTGGTTTTAGGTTTAGAAGCAAAAAATCCTGCAATTGTTTTAAAAGATGCTGATTTAGATTTGGCGATAGACGAGTGTATCGCGGGGTCAACTTCTTTTAATGGGCAGCGATGTACAGCGTTAAAAGTGCTGTATGTACATCAAGATATTGTAGAAGAATTCAATAAGCGCTTTTCAGCAAAAGTAGACGCGCTTAAATTTGGTAACCCATGGGAAGATGGAGCTAAACTAACGCCATTACCTGAGCCTGGGAAACCAGCATATATTCAAGAGTTAATAGATGATGCTACTTCTAAAGGCGCAAAAATTATTAATGCAAAAGGAGGAGAGACGACAGAGAATTATATTTTTCCAGCAGTTTTGTATCCTGTGTCTAAAGACATGCGCGTATTTCAAGAGGAGCAATTTGGACCAGTAATTCCAGTCGTTCCTTTTACAGATATTGAACAACCTTTAGATGATATGGCTGCCTCTAATTATGGACAACAAGTTAGTTTGTTTGGTCAGGATGTAAAGACACTAGCACCCTTAATTGATACGTTAGTAAATTTAGTGTGTCGTGTCAATTTAAACAGTTCTTGTCAACGTGGGCCAGATGTGTATCCGTTTACAGGGCGTAAAGATTCCGCAGTAGCAACATTAAGTGTACATGATGCCTTGCGTTCTTTTTCGATACGGACGTTTGTAGCTTCAAAAGACAACGAGTATAACAATGCTATTTTAAAAGAATTGTTAGATTCTAGAGCATCAAACTTTGTAAGTACAGATTATATTTTATAG
- a CDS encoding GNAT family N-acetyltransferase — MEIVIADKSHSIYADIICNTIADAAQVRGTGIAKRKPEYVITKMENGNAVIALEGDKFAGFCYIEQWGHGKFVANSGLIVHPDFRNIGLAKQIKHKIFVHSRTKFPDAKVFSITTGLAVMKMNSDLGYKPVTFSELTDDQSFWNGCQTCKNFDVLTRTEQKMCLCTGMLYDPSKKEAIKPVANNHDKKVWTRLKNIKQSMFLKKEKNEKSE, encoded by the coding sequence ATGGAAATTGTTATTGCTGATAAATCGCATAGTATTTACGCAGATATTATTTGTAACACTATTGCTGATGCTGCTCAAGTTAGAGGGACAGGTATTGCAAAACGCAAGCCGGAATATGTTATTACTAAAATGGAAAATGGTAATGCTGTTATTGCTTTAGAGGGCGATAAATTTGCAGGCTTTTGTTATATCGAACAATGGGGTCATGGCAAATTTGTAGCTAATTCTGGATTAATTGTACATCCAGATTTTAGAAACATTGGCTTAGCTAAGCAGATCAAACATAAAATATTTGTGCATTCTAGAACCAAGTTTCCGGATGCTAAAGTATTTAGTATTACTACAGGTTTAGCGGTTATGAAAATGAATAGCGATTTAGGCTATAAACCAGTGACGTTTTCAGAATTAACAGACGATCAATCCTTTTGGAATGGTTGTCAGACCTGCAAAAACTTTGATGTTTTAACTAGGACAGAACAAAAAATGTGCTTGTGTACAGGGATGTTGTATGATCCTTCTAAAAAGGAAGCAATAAAACCAGTAGCAAATAATCATGATAAAAAAGTATGGACCAGATTGAAAAATATTAAGCAATCTATGTTCTTAAAAAAAGAAAAGAATGAAAAAAGCGAATAA
- a CDS encoding argininosuccinate synthase, translating into MSESDKKGKLVIAYSGGLDTSYCAVSLSKAGYDVHAVSVNTGGFSDEEIKTIEANAYKMGVSTYKNIDAIASYYDKVIKYLIFGNVLKNNTYPLSVSAERIIQAIEIIEYAKSIDAEYIAHGSTGAGNDQVRFDMIFQTLAPHIKIITPIRDGSLSRQQEIDYLKENGIEASWEKAKYSVNKGLWGTSVGGEETLTSEKPLPESAYPSQLKHAEDEKVTLTFLKGELVAVNGIENASDVNIEVLNNLASGYAIGRDIHVGDTIVGIKGRVGFEAAGALVIIKAHHLLEKHTLTKWQLQHKDYMSNFYGMHLHEGQYLDPVMRDMEAFLQSSQGKVSGDVFVTLKPYHFTVDGISSKHDLMNAKFGSYGEENKGWTAEEAKGFIKIVGNQNKIYQQVNN; encoded by the coding sequence ATGTCAGAGAGTGACAAAAAGGGGAAATTAGTCATAGCATATAGTGGTGGATTAGATACATCCTATTGTGCAGTAAGTTTAAGTAAAGCAGGTTACGATGTGCATGCGGTAAGCGTAAATACGGGTGGTTTTTCTGATGAAGAAATTAAAACTATCGAAGCTAATGCCTATAAAATGGGTGTGTCAACCTATAAAAATATTGACGCAATTGCATCGTATTATGATAAAGTGATTAAGTATTTAATCTTCGGAAATGTTTTGAAGAACAATACCTATCCGTTATCTGTTAGTGCAGAACGTATTATTCAAGCAATCGAAATTATCGAATATGCTAAAAGTATTGATGCCGAATATATCGCACACGGAAGCACGGGAGCTGGAAATGATCAAGTACGTTTTGATATGATTTTTCAAACGTTAGCGCCACATATTAAAATCATCACGCCAATTAGAGACGGAAGTTTAAGCAGACAACAAGAAATTGATTACTTAAAAGAAAACGGTATCGAAGCTTCTTGGGAAAAGGCAAAATATTCTGTTAATAAAGGACTTTGGGGAACCAGTGTTGGTGGAGAAGAAACATTAACATCAGAAAAGCCATTACCAGAAAGTGCTTATCCTTCACAATTAAAGCATGCAGAGGATGAAAAAGTGACATTAACCTTTTTAAAAGGCGAATTGGTTGCTGTAAACGGAATTGAAAACGCATCAGACGTAAATATTGAAGTCTTAAACAACTTGGCGTCAGGGTATGCTATTGGAAGAGATATTCACGTTGGAGATACAATAGTTGGTATTAAAGGTCGTGTTGGTTTTGAGGCTGCAGGAGCTTTGGTGATTATTAAAGCGCATCATTTATTAGAAAAGCATACGTTGACCAAATGGCAATTACAACACAAGGATTATATGTCAAATTTCTACGGAATGCATTTGCATGAAGGGCAATATTTAGATCCTGTAATGCGTGACATGGAAGCCTTTTTGCAAAGCAGCCAAGGCAAAGTGTCGGGAGATGTTTTTGTAACCTTAAAACCATACCATTTTACCGTAGACGGAATTAGCTCTAAACATGATTTAATGAATGCAAAGTTTGGAAGTTATGGCGAAGAAAATAAAGGGTGGACTGCTGAGGAGGCTAAAGGCTTTATCAAAATAGTTGGTAATCAAAATAAGATTTATCAACAAGTAAATAATTAA
- the argC gene encoding N-acetyl-gamma-glutamyl-phosphate reductase — protein MKKLEIGIIGGAGYTAGELIRLLLNHPKANINFIYSTSNAGNKISKVHQDLIGSTDLEFSSQINSEVEVLFLCLGHGNSKGFLEKNSFSAETKIIDLSNDFRLTKDAIFEGKTFIYGLPELNKEAIKKANYIANPGCFASAIQLALLPLAKAEVLQNDVHINAVTGATGAGTSLSATTHFTWRDNNFSHYKAFTHQHLGEINQSVKLLQSNFNSEINFMPNRGDFSRGIFATMYTRFKGNLEDAKALYNAFYKDTAFTVVSDDEIHLKQVINTNKCILHLHKHEDKLLVTSIIDNLLKGASGQAVQNMNLMFGFDETEGLKLKATYF, from the coding sequence ATGAAAAAATTAGAAATAGGAATCATTGGAGGTGCAGGTTATACAGCTGGAGAACTTATTAGATTGTTGTTAAATCATCCAAAAGCAAACATCAATTTTATTTACAGTACGTCAAATGCTGGTAACAAAATATCTAAAGTACACCAAGATTTAATTGGTAGTACAGATTTAGAGTTTTCAAGTCAAATTAACTCAGAAGTAGAGGTGCTGTTTTTGTGTTTAGGTCACGGAAATTCTAAAGGGTTTTTAGAGAAAAATTCATTTTCTGCTGAAACTAAAATTATTGATTTGAGTAATGATTTCAGGTTAACTAAAGATGCCATTTTTGAAGGCAAAACGTTTATTTATGGTTTACCGGAATTAAATAAAGAAGCGATTAAAAAAGCGAATTACATTGCAAATCCAGGGTGTTTTGCATCTGCGATTCAGTTGGCATTATTGCCTTTAGCTAAAGCTGAAGTATTGCAAAACGATGTACATATTAATGCGGTTACAGGAGCGACAGGCGCAGGGACATCGTTATCAGCAACCACACATTTTACGTGGCGAGATAATAACTTTTCGCATTATAAGGCTTTTACGCATCAACATTTAGGAGAGATTAATCAATCGGTGAAACTGTTGCAATCTAATTTTAATTCGGAGATCAACTTTATGCCAAATCGAGGTGATTTTTCAAGAGGAATTTTTGCGACCATGTACACTAGGTTTAAAGGAAACTTGGAAGACGCAAAAGCATTGTATAACGCGTTTTATAAAGATACTGCTTTTACTGTGGTTTCGGATGATGAGATTCACTTAAAACAAGTAATAAACACCAATAAGTGTATTCTTCATTTACATAAACATGAAGACAAATTATTGGTGACAAGTATCATTGATAATTTATTAAAAGGTGCTTCGGGACAAGCTGTTCAAAACATGAACTTAATGTTTGGTTTTGATGAAACAGAAGGTTTAAAACTGAAAGCAACTTATTTTTAA
- the proC gene encoding pyrroline-5-carboxylate reductase: protein MKIAIIGTGNLGKSIAKGLITNNAITSLYLTKRNLDEIQEFDGYKNVHLTTDNTEAVKQSDIIIFAVQPAHFEQILNDIKPELTEKHVLISTITGFLIPKIEAQVGADKFIIRAMPNTAIAVGKSMTCLCSNVQGEKRIKIAEAIFNRLGHSLSIPESQMQAATVVCASGVAFWMRLIRATTQAAIQLGFDAKEAQELAMYTSEGAASLLITNGNHPEEEIDRVTTPKGCTIEGLNEMEHKGLSSSLIQGMIASFNKISNIKEEQI from the coding sequence ATGAAAATAGCAATTATAGGAACAGGAAACTTAGGAAAGTCTATCGCAAAAGGTTTGATTACCAACAATGCGATTACTAGTTTGTATTTAACCAAACGGAATTTGGATGAGATTCAAGAATTTGATGGTTATAAAAATGTGCATTTAACAACGGATAATACCGAAGCTGTAAAACAATCTGATATCATCATTTTTGCGGTGCAACCAGCACATTTTGAGCAAATATTGAATGACATTAAGCCAGAATTAACAGAGAAACACGTCTTGATTTCGACCATTACAGGTTTTCTGATTCCTAAAATTGAAGCACAAGTTGGTGCCGATAAATTTATCATTCGTGCGATGCCAAATACAGCAATTGCAGTTGGTAAATCCATGACGTGTTTGTGCAGTAATGTGCAAGGCGAAAAACGCATTAAAATCGCTGAGGCTATTTTTAACCGCTTAGGACATTCTTTAAGTATTCCGGAAAGTCAAATGCAAGCAGCAACTGTGGTTTGCGCAAGTGGTGTGGCGTTTTGGATGCGTCTAATTAGAGCAACAACGCAGGCTGCTATTCAGTTAGGTTTTGATGCTAAAGAAGCGCAAGAATTAGCGATGTATACTAGTGAAGGTGCTGCAAGTTTATTGATTACCAATGGGAATCATCCGGAAGAGGAAATAGATAGGGTAACGACTCCAAAAGGGTGTACGATTGAAGGTTTGAATGAGATGGAGCACAAAGGGTTGAGTTCGTCTTTAATACAAGGTATGATTGCCTCGTTTAACAAGATTAGTAACATTAAAGAAGAGCAGATATGA
- a CDS encoding aspartate aminotransferase family protein, which translates to MSLFNVYPLFDITPVKAEDIFVFDKNNTKYLDLYGGHAVISIGHSHPKYVTAISDQVAKLGFYSNSIQNPLQVQLADKLGQLSGCKDYELFLCNSGAEANENALKLASFHNGKKKVIAFKNGFHGRTSAAVAATDNAKIIAPINAQQEVEILELGDLKGVEKALAKNDVCAVIIECIQGVGGLDESTAEFYEGLDELCKKYNTCFIADEVQSGFGRTGDFFAFQKYNVTPDIISIAKGMGNGFPIGGILIHPNIKASFGLLGTTFGGNHLACVASSTVLEVIEEENLMQNAKDISAYFVEKAKEISAIKNIKGRGLMLGLEFDFPIAELRKALIFDHKIFTGSAKNPNLLRILPPLTIKKEHVDLFFEALKSELQG; encoded by the coding sequence ATGAGTTTATTTAATGTGTATCCATTATTTGATATCACACCAGTAAAGGCTGAAGATATCTTTGTTTTTGATAAAAATAACACCAAATATTTAGATTTATATGGTGGACATGCTGTGATTTCTATTGGGCATTCTCATCCAAAATATGTGACTGCCATTTCTGATCAAGTTGCTAAATTAGGGTTTTATAGTAATTCGATTCAAAATCCATTACAAGTGCAATTAGCCGATAAATTAGGGCAATTATCAGGTTGTAAAGATTACGAGTTGTTTTTATGTAATTCTGGAGCAGAAGCTAACGAAAATGCTTTAAAATTAGCATCCTTCCATAACGGAAAGAAAAAGGTAATTGCTTTTAAAAATGGCTTTCATGGTCGTACTTCTGCAGCAGTAGCGGCAACCGATAACGCGAAGATTATCGCGCCAATTAATGCACAGCAAGAGGTTGAAATTCTAGAATTAGGAGACTTAAAAGGTGTAGAAAAAGCATTGGCTAAAAATGATGTTTGCGCTGTAATTATCGAGTGTATTCAAGGTGTTGGGGGATTGGATGAAAGTACAGCGGAATTCTACGAAGGCTTGGATGAATTATGCAAAAAATACAATACGTGTTTTATTGCAGATGAGGTGCAATCTGGTTTTGGAAGAACTGGCGATTTCTTTGCATTTCAGAAATATAATGTGACGCCTGATATTATTTCGATTGCCAAAGGTATGGGGAATGGGTTTCCGATTGGTGGGATTTTAATTCATCCAAATATTAAAGCCTCTTTTGGTTTGTTAGGAACCACTTTTGGTGGGAATCACTTGGCATGTGTGGCGTCTTCTACTGTTTTGGAAGTGATTGAAGAAGAAAACTTAATGCAAAATGCTAAAGATATCTCAGCTTATTTTGTTGAGAAAGCAAAAGAAATTTCGGCAATTAAAAACATAAAAGGACGCGGTTTAATGTTAGGATTGGAATTTGATTTTCCGATTGCTGAACTACGTAAGGCACTAATTTTTGATCATAAGATATTTACAGGAAGCGCGAAGAATCCTAATTTATTACGAATTCTTCCGCCTTTAACGATAAAGAAAGAACATGTCGATTTGTTTTTTGAGGCTTTAAAAAGTGAGTTGCAAGGCTAG
- a CDS encoding N-acetylornithine carbamoyltransferase, with product MKNYTKIKDISNLQETIKDAILLKKNPFKFEDLGKHKTLVMLFFNSSLRTRLSTEKAAKNLGMDVMILNVNDAWSLEFEDGTIMNANTSEHIKEAAQVISQYGDVIAVRAFPSLTDKTKDESEFVMNSFVKYATVPIVNMESATAHPLQALADAITITELSKNTKPKVILSWAPHPKALPQAVANSFVEMMQNMDVDLTITHPEGYELSETITKNTPINHNQEEALKGADFVYVKNWSNYKNYGKVLSQDKNWMMTKAKLGNAKFMHCLPVRRNVVVEDAVLDGEQSVVIQQANNRTFAAQIVLKQILEEL from the coding sequence ATGAAAAATTACACAAAAATAAAAGACATATCAAATCTTCAAGAAACCATAAAGGACGCGATTTTACTAAAAAAGAATCCTTTTAAATTCGAAGATTTAGGAAAACATAAAACATTGGTCATGCTGTTTTTTAATTCCAGTTTACGTACGCGATTAAGCACAGAAAAAGCAGCAAAAAACCTAGGTATGGATGTGATGATTTTAAATGTTAATGACGCATGGAGCTTAGAGTTTGAAGATGGCACAATTATGAATGCAAACACATCGGAACATATTAAAGAAGCAGCACAGGTGATTTCGCAATATGGAGATGTGATTGCTGTGAGAGCATTCCCGAGTTTAACAGATAAGACAAAGGATGAAAGTGAGTTTGTGATGAACAGCTTTGTAAAATACGCAACAGTACCAATTGTAAATATGGAGAGTGCAACAGCGCACCCTTTACAAGCATTGGCAGATGCAATTACTATTACTGAATTATCTAAAAATACGAAACCTAAAGTAATATTGTCTTGGGCACCACATCCAAAAGCATTGCCACAAGCAGTTGCCAATTCGTTTGTAGAAATGATGCAAAATATGGATGTAGATTTAACCATTACACATCCTGAAGGTTATGAATTAAGCGAAACAATCACGAAAAACACACCAATAAATCACAATCAGGAAGAGGCTTTGAAAGGTGCTGATTTTGTGTATGTTAAAAACTGGAGTAATTATAAAAACTACGGAAAAGTACTGAGTCAAGACAAGAATTGGATGATGACAAAAGCGAAGTTGGGTAATGCAAAATTTATGCATTGTTTGCCTGTAAGACGTAACGTGGTTGTGGAAGATGCGGTTTTGGATGGCGAGCAATCAGTGGTTATTCAGCAAGCAAACAATAGGACTTTTGCTGCGCAAATTGTGTTGAAGCAGATTTTGGAAGAATTGTAA